Proteins found in one Massilia sp. H6 genomic segment:
- a CDS encoding metallophosphoesterase: MRLLPDLAPGALGMLLAVLALVVLTLLVPVGLMSASLRRRRWPQPLAWAGLLSMGLFSSLLVATLARDLVLLALHLGELAGLPGITFTPTAMQASALAVPLVALGVTLLGFVNARRLARVVTVNVPIAGLPPALQGYAIAQVSDIHVGPTIGRSYLEAIVGRVNTLGADAIAITGDLVDGSVQRLAAQVAPLAHLAAPDGVFFVTGNHEYYSGVEEWVAQLRRLGITVLMNQHVIRRRGAAALMIAGVADYGAHHFHPAHKSDARAAAANAPADLGVRVLLAHQPRSAPDAAAAGFDLQLSGHTHGGQFFPWNLLVPLQQPFVAGLHRVRGMWLYISRGTGYWGPPKRFGAPSEITLVRLVAA, encoded by the coding sequence ATGCGCCTGTTGCCGGACCTGGCGCCGGGCGCTCTCGGCATGCTTTTGGCCGTGCTGGCTCTGGTTGTGCTGACCCTGCTGGTGCCGGTCGGGCTGATGTCGGCGTCGCTGCGCCGCCGCCGGTGGCCGCAGCCCCTTGCCTGGGCCGGGCTGCTGTCGATGGGGCTGTTCTCGTCGCTGCTGGTGGCGACGCTGGCACGCGACCTTGTATTGCTGGCACTGCATCTGGGGGAGCTGGCTGGCCTGCCCGGCATCACCTTCACGCCCACTGCCATGCAGGCCAGCGCGCTGGCGGTGCCGCTGGTGGCGCTGGGCGTGACCCTGCTCGGTTTTGTCAATGCGCGCCGCCTGGCGCGGGTGGTGACAGTGAACGTGCCGATCGCCGGCCTGCCGCCCGCGTTGCAGGGCTATGCGATCGCCCAGGTATCCGACATCCACGTCGGCCCCACGATCGGCCGCTCCTACCTCGAGGCCATCGTCGGGCGCGTCAACACGCTCGGTGCCGACGCGATTGCGATTACCGGCGACCTGGTGGACGGCAGCGTGCAGCGCCTGGCCGCGCAGGTTGCGCCTCTGGCGCACCTGGCGGCCCCGGACGGGGTGTTCTTCGTGACCGGAAACCACGAATATTACTCAGGGGTCGAGGAGTGGGTCGCGCAGCTGCGCCGGCTCGGGATCACCGTGCTGATGAACCAGCACGTGATCCGGCGCCGCGGCGCTGCCGCCCTGATGATTGCCGGCGTGGCCGACTATGGCGCCCACCATTTCCATCCGGCGCACAAGAGTGATGCGCGTGCTGCCGCGGCGAATGCCCCGGCGGACCTTGGCGTGCGCGTGCTGCTCGCGCACCAGCCGAGAAGCGCACCCGACGCCGCCGCCGCCGGCTTCGACCTGCAGTTGTCCGGCCACACCCATGGCGGCCAGTTCTTCCCATGGAATTTATTGGTGCCATTGCAGCAGCCTTTCGTTGCCGGCCTGCACCGCGTGCGTGGCATGTGGTTATACATCAGCCGCGGTACCGGATACTGGGGACCGCCGAAACGCTTCGGGGCACCGTCCGAGATTACGCTCGTACGGCTGGTCGCCGCCTAG
- a CDS encoding M20/M25/M40 family metallo-hydrolase, whose product MIRSVRHIHHIRRLPVLSMLAAVLIAGPATAASPGNDPAALAKIRDTAMSSDYAWERLADMTDLIGPRLSGSAGAAAAVTQVADAMRKLGARVTLQPVKVPHWVRGQETGELVDYQGRPAGLSQRVVVTALGGSGATPAGGLTAPVLIVGSFDELKARSAEVKGKIVLFDVAFDQAMADRGLAGPAYGQASAYRRDGPRLAAEMGAAAALVRSVGGANYRLPHAGSTALADGARIPAAAVTAEDAMLMARLSRRGPVRMRLLLTPQTLPDADSYNVIADLPGTDKPDEIVIVSGHLDSWDLATGAHDDATGVASAMAVLATLKQLDYRPRRTIRMIAWMNEENGMRGARGYLAAEQANVDKHIGAIESDNGAGRPFGVRASVPAASNKLFAPLQAALLPIGAGVFQRQDALSTGDLSGLERAGVPSFAPLLDTSRYFDYHHTAADTLDKVDPDLLRRHVALMAATSWFLANIEQPIGRANVPGAN is encoded by the coding sequence ATGATCCGCAGTGTTCGCCATATTCACCATATTCGCCGGCTTCCCGTCCTGTCCATGCTTGCTGCCGTGCTGATCGCGGGTCCGGCCACCGCCGCCAGCCCTGGCAACGATCCAGCAGCGCTCGCCAAGATTCGCGATACGGCCATGAGCAGCGATTACGCCTGGGAGCGGCTGGCGGACATGACCGACCTGATCGGCCCTCGTTTGTCCGGCTCGGCCGGGGCGGCGGCGGCAGTGACTCAGGTGGCCGATGCGATGCGCAAGCTCGGCGCCCGGGTTACGCTGCAGCCGGTCAAGGTTCCGCACTGGGTACGTGGCCAGGAAACGGGCGAGCTGGTGGATTACCAGGGCCGTCCGGCCGGCCTGTCGCAGCGCGTGGTGGTGACCGCGCTCGGCGGCTCGGGCGCGACGCCGGCTGGCGGCTTGACCGCGCCGGTGCTCATCGTCGGGAGTTTCGATGAACTCAAGGCGCGCAGCGCTGAGGTAAAGGGCAAGATCGTGTTGTTCGATGTGGCTTTCGACCAGGCCATGGCCGACCGCGGCTTGGCGGGGCCGGCTTATGGCCAGGCCTCGGCCTACCGCCGCGACGGCCCACGCCTGGCGGCGGAGATGGGCGCGGCCGCGGCGCTGGTGCGCTCGGTGGGCGGCGCCAATTACCGCCTGCCGCACGCTGGCAGCACCGCCCTGGCGGACGGCGCACGGATCCCGGCCGCGGCCGTGACGGCCGAAGACGCCATGCTGATGGCGCGCCTGTCGCGGCGCGGTCCGGTGCGCATGCGCCTGCTGCTGACCCCGCAGACCCTGCCGGACGCCGACAGCTACAACGTCATCGCCGACCTGCCAGGCACCGACAAACCGGACGAAATCGTGATCGTGTCGGGTCACCTCGATTCGTGGGACCTGGCGACCGGCGCCCATGACGACGCCACCGGTGTCGCCAGTGCGATGGCGGTGCTGGCAACGCTGAAGCAACTCGACTACCGTCCGCGCCGCACCATCCGCATGATTGCCTGGATGAACGAAGAAAACGGCATGCGTGGTGCGCGCGGCTATCTGGCAGCCGAGCAGGCCAATGTCGACAAGCATATTGGCGCGATCGAAAGCGACAACGGCGCCGGCCGGCCGTTTGGCGTGCGCGCCAGCGTGCCGGCCGCGTCGAACAAACTGTTCGCGCCGCTGCAGGCGGCCTTGCTGCCGATAGGCGCCGGCGTGTTCCAGCGCCAGGATGCCTTGTCGACCGGGGATTTGTCGGGGCTGGAACGCGCTGGCGTGCCGAGTTTTGCGCCGCTGCTCGACACCTCGCGGTATTTCGATTACCACCACACAGCGGCCGATACCCTGGACAAGGTCGACCCTGACCTGCTGCGCCGGCATGTGGCATTGATGGCGGCGACCAGCTGGTTCCTGGCCAATATCGAACAGCCGATCGGGCGCGCGAACGTTCCTGGGGCCAACTGA
- a CDS encoding DUF1566 domain-containing protein, with translation MGEFMQVRAMLQEGEAYAGLILGKDDSDYHLILLPGEAADVSWPSATEWAGARGGALPTRRELALLFANQREGFERNWYWSCEPHETRSQLVWGQNFASGIQTIYGRPYRGHARAVRRIMVP, from the coding sequence ATGGGCGAGTTCATGCAAGTGCGGGCCATGCTGCAAGAAGGCGAGGCTTATGCGGGTCTGATCCTGGGCAAGGACGACTCTGACTACCACCTGATCCTGCTGCCTGGCGAAGCCGCCGACGTCAGCTGGCCCAGCGCCACCGAATGGGCTGGCGCGCGCGGCGGCGCCTTGCCGACGCGGCGCGAATTGGCGTTGCTGTTTGCCAACCAGCGCGAAGGCTTCGAGCGCAACTGGTATTGGTCCTGCGAGCCGCACGAGACCCGCTCGCAACTGGTCTGGGGCCAGAATTTCGCCAGCGGCATCCAGACCATCTACGGGCGACCGTACCGGGGACACGCGCGCGCAGTCAGGCGCATCATGGTGCCGTAA
- a CDS encoding SOS response-associated peptidase encodes MCGRFDQSQTARYYASVFGWPDAVFDSEASPAWNVAPGSYRPLMHVQDGEHRIDDVFWSYRARWAEGKVPIVVNARIDKLTNRYWKPLLKSGRAIVPAEGWYEWTGEKGAKQPWHIHRKDRAPLFLLALANFGGFTENRAEAGFVLVTDDAQDGMLDIHDRRPVVLEAADAQLWLDPARSPEEALDLARRAALPPAAFEWYKVSTAVNRAGNQDPQMAVPLLD; translated from the coding sequence ATGTGCGGACGATTTGACCAGAGCCAGACGGCTCGCTATTACGCCAGCGTGTTTGGCTGGCCCGACGCGGTGTTCGACAGCGAGGCCTCACCTGCGTGGAACGTAGCTCCCGGCAGCTACCGGCCGCTGATGCACGTCCAGGATGGCGAGCACCGTATCGACGACGTGTTCTGGAGCTATCGGGCGCGCTGGGCCGAAGGCAAGGTGCCGATCGTGGTCAATGCGCGCATCGACAAGCTGACCAACCGCTACTGGAAGCCCCTGCTCAAGTCGGGCAGGGCGATCGTTCCGGCCGAGGGCTGGTACGAATGGACCGGCGAGAAAGGCGCCAAGCAGCCGTGGCATATCCACCGTAAGGATCGCGCACCGCTGTTCTTGCTGGCGCTGGCGAATTTCGGCGGCTTTACCGAGAACCGGGCCGAAGCCGGTTTCGTGCTGGTGACCGACGATGCGCAGGACGGCATGCTCGATATCCACGACCGACGCCCGGTAGTACTCGAGGCCGCCGACGCGCAACTGTGGCTCGACCCGGCGCGCTCGCCCGAAGAAGCGCTCGACCTGGCCCGGCGCGCCGCCCTGCCCCCGGCAGCCTTCGAGTGGTACAAGGTCAGTACTGCGGTTAACCGCGCCGGAAATCAAGACCCGCAGATGGCTGTACCACTGCTCGACTAA
- a CDS encoding PEP-CTERM sorting domain-containing protein encodes MKSIQSLIACMLLMLSGSANAGVWYQWHATNDVTPLGITLSLEFDTAVVQSGAFQMNIAIQNNGPWLDTIFPQSGLLNFSYGTGTGGGIHYAPRQGISSPGPVILDMSVAFGPGNHLTGHIHAHNFDSQFRMATSGETGPNFTIYEAESDAGMRGCGWAAPGKLPCFGASGQIRRIPEPASIALLGLGALGIITVRRRTAQRKARDLSGRASGF; translated from the coding sequence ATGAAATCTATTCAAAGTCTGATCGCCTGCATGTTGCTCATGTTGTCGGGCTCGGCAAACGCTGGTGTCTGGTACCAGTGGCACGCAACCAACGATGTCACCCCGCTGGGTATCACGCTTTCACTCGAGTTCGACACGGCCGTGGTGCAATCTGGCGCATTCCAGATGAATATTGCGATACAAAATAATGGACCCTGGCTGGACACGATCTTTCCGCAATCCGGGCTATTAAATTTCAGTTACGGCACCGGCACTGGCGGGGGAATTCATTACGCGCCACGTCAAGGCATCAGCAGTCCAGGGCCGGTCATTCTCGACATGAGTGTCGCGTTCGGCCCTGGCAACCACCTGACCGGGCACATCCATGCCCACAATTTCGATAGTCAATTCCGTATGGCTACGAGCGGCGAAACCGGACCGAACTTTACCATCTACGAAGCCGAAAGCGATGCCGGTATGCGGGGCTGTGGATGGGCGGCACCAGGCAAGCTTCCATGCTTCGGCGCCAGCGGTCAAATTCGGCGAATTCCCGAGCCTGCCTCGATCGCCCTGCTCGGACTTGGCGCCCTTGGCATCATCACTGTCCGTCGCCGAACAGCGCAAAGAAAAGCCCGCGACCTTTCGGGGCGGGCTTCGGGCTTTTGA
- a CDS encoding penicillin acylase family protein, which translates to MPVFRLFAPAILGAALCGAVLPATAAPLAAAVPGQPGARPGATAAELARWKKTAEQVTIMRDKWGIPHVFGKTDADAVFGLLYAQAEDDFNRVELNYINAMGRLAEVEGEQAIWRDLRMKMYITPADLQARYAASPAWLRQLMDGFADGLNYYLHTHPEVKPRLISRFEPWMALSFSEGSIGGDIESIDLKELEAFYSKPRTAATSSARSAAPVKQLDAEPRGSNGFAIAPKLSASGNALLLINPHTSFYFRPEVHMVSEQGLNAYGAVTWGQFFIYQGFNEKTGWMHTSGGGDVIDEYLETVRERGGKLYYRYGEQERLMKSRTVRLPYKTPSGAMASKTVTAYFTHHGPVVREQGGKWVSVKMMDEPLKALIQSYTRTKARDYSDFYKTMELRTNSSNNTVYADAKGNIAYFHGNFIPKRDPRFNWSQPVDGSLPATEWQGLHAIKDTITLLNPASGYISNTNNWPFSASGPSSPRRQDYPDYMWSLPENARGRHAERVLGDAGGFTLESLIAAAYDSHLTAFEPLLPQLLQDHDALPAADPRKAALAAQLAALRGWDLRSGVGSVPTSLAVYWGQELLAQHAPRARAAGVPTVDFITASLTANERLDALARASDKLVADFGSWQTPWGEINRFQRISGEIDQQYDDSKPSWPVGFASANWGSLASFGMVAKQKTKRIYGDRGNSFVAVVEFGPRLRAKSILAGGNSNNPASKHFADQAEMYSRGEFKDVLFYKEDIEKQLGRKYHPGQ; encoded by the coding sequence ATGCCCGTATTTCGCCTGTTCGCCCCTGCCATCCTCGGCGCCGCCTTGTGTGGCGCCGTCCTGCCGGCAACCGCCGCGCCGCTTGCGGCGGCCGTGCCGGGACAGCCCGGGGCCAGGCCGGGCGCCACTGCCGCCGAGCTGGCGCGCTGGAAGAAAACGGCAGAGCAGGTAACGATCATGCGCGACAAGTGGGGCATTCCCCACGTCTTTGGCAAGACCGACGCCGACGCCGTCTTCGGCCTGCTGTACGCGCAGGCCGAGGACGACTTCAACCGCGTCGAGCTCAACTACATTAACGCGATGGGCCGCCTGGCCGAAGTCGAGGGCGAGCAGGCCATCTGGCGCGACCTGCGCATGAAGATGTACATCACCCCGGCCGACCTGCAGGCCAGGTATGCCGCCAGCCCGGCCTGGCTCAGGCAGCTGATGGACGGTTTTGCGGACGGCCTGAACTATTACCTGCATACCCACCCCGAGGTGAAGCCCAGGTTGATCTCGCGCTTCGAACCGTGGATGGCGCTGAGCTTCAGCGAAGGCAGCATCGGGGGCGACATCGAGTCGATCGACCTGAAGGAGCTGGAAGCTTTCTACAGTAAGCCGAGGACAGCGGCGACTTCGTCGGCCAGATCGGCGGCGCCCGTCAAGCAGCTCGATGCCGAACCGCGTGGCTCGAATGGCTTTGCGATCGCGCCCAAGCTGTCGGCCTCGGGCAATGCGCTGCTGCTGATCAATCCTCATACCTCGTTTTATTTTCGCCCGGAAGTACACATGGTCAGCGAGCAGGGCTTGAACGCCTATGGCGCCGTGACCTGGGGCCAGTTTTTCATTTACCAGGGTTTCAACGAAAAAACCGGCTGGATGCATACTTCGGGCGGCGGCGACGTCATCGACGAATATCTGGAAACGGTGCGCGAGCGCGGCGGCAAGCTGTATTACCGCTATGGCGAGCAAGAGCGCCTGATGAAATCCAGAACGGTGAGGCTGCCCTACAAGACGCCGTCCGGCGCCATGGCCAGCAAGACCGTCACCGCCTATTTCACCCACCACGGCCCGGTTGTCCGCGAGCAAGGCGGAAAATGGGTGTCCGTCAAGATGATGGACGAGCCGCTCAAGGCGCTGATCCAGTCGTACACCCGCACCAAGGCGCGCGACTACAGCGACTTCTACAAGACGATGGAGTTGCGCACGAATTCTTCGAACAACACCGTGTATGCCGATGCCAAGGGCAATATTGCCTATTTCCACGGAAATTTCATCCCGAAGCGCGATCCGCGTTTCAACTGGAGCCAGCCGGTGGACGGCAGCCTGCCTGCCACCGAGTGGCAGGGCCTGCACGCCATCAAGGACACCATTACCTTGCTTAATCCCGCCAGCGGCTATATCTCGAACACCAACAACTGGCCGTTCAGTGCCTCTGGACCCAGCAGCCCGCGGCGCCAGGACTATCCCGACTATATGTGGTCGTTGCCGGAGAACGCGCGAGGCCGCCATGCCGAGCGGGTGCTGGGCGATGCCGGAGGCTTCACGCTCGAAAGCCTGATCGCCGCCGCCTACGACAGCCACCTGACCGCCTTCGAGCCGCTGCTGCCACAACTGCTGCAAGACCATGACGCGCTGCCCGCGGCCGATCCGCGCAAGGCGGCGTTGGCGGCCCAGCTTGCCGCGTTGCGCGGATGGGACCTGCGCTCGGGCGTCGGCTCGGTGCCGACTTCGCTGGCCGTCTATTGGGGCCAAGAACTGTTGGCCCAACACGCGCCGCGTGCCCGCGCCGCGGGCGTGCCGACGGTCGACTTCATCACGGCCAGCCTGACTGCAAACGAGCGCCTCGATGCGCTGGCACGCGCCTCGGACAAGCTGGTGGCAGATTTTGGTTCCTGGCAGACCCCGTGGGGCGAGATCAACCGCTTCCAGCGCATCAGCGGCGAGATCGACCAGCAATACGACGACAGCAAGCCGAGCTGGCCGGTTGGCTTCGCCTCGGCCAACTGGGGTTCGCTGGCGTCGTTCGGCATGGTGGCCAAGCAAAAGACCAAGCGCATCTACGGCGACCGTGGCAACAGTTTTGTTGCGGTGGTGGAATTCGGACCGCGCCTGCGTGCCAAGAGCATCCTGGCCGGCGGCAATAGCAATAACCCGGCCTCGAAGCATTTTGCCGACCAGGCCGAAATGTACAGCCGCGGCGAGTTCAAGGATGTGCTCTTCTACAAGGAGGATATCGAGAAGCAGCTCGGCCGCAAATACCATCCGGGACAATGA
- a CDS encoding PEP-CTERM sorting domain-containing protein: protein MSTRLNTLTMAAMLCCALFTHQRAHAQITVFTDRAAFLGAVGAAGVDTYDDLSVELYAPTLQRMAGAFDYTVSAGQGLYGAGAEGDGWLSSNSPFDRITFSNFSSGVVGLGGEFFGSNLLGQFTPGTTIILTALDGSSITWVLPESEISSFVGFVSPSPLQSVVVGTFGEGYWPTANNLTLAAAVPEPGAYGMMLAGLGVVGWCRRQRRARVQA from the coding sequence ATGTCTACCCGCCTGAATACCTTGACGATGGCCGCAATGCTGTGCTGCGCGCTGTTCACCCATCAGCGGGCTCACGCCCAAATCACTGTCTTTACCGACCGCGCGGCCTTCCTGGGGGCGGTCGGCGCGGCCGGTGTCGACACCTATGACGACCTGTCCGTCGAGTTGTACGCGCCGACCCTGCAGCGGATGGCTGGCGCATTCGACTACACCGTATCCGCCGGGCAGGGCCTGTACGGCGCCGGCGCCGAGGGCGATGGCTGGTTGTCCAGCAATTCGCCTTTTGATAGGATTACCTTCAGTAACTTTTCATCTGGTGTGGTCGGGTTGGGCGGCGAGTTTTTCGGCAGTAACCTGCTTGGGCAGTTCACACCGGGTACCACCATCATCCTGACGGCGCTGGACGGCAGTTCGATCACCTGGGTATTGCCCGAAAGCGAGATCAGCAGCTTCGTCGGCTTCGTCTCGCCCTCGCCCCTGCAGTCGGTGGTGGTTGGAACCTTCGGCGAAGGCTATTGGCCTACCGCGAACAACCTGACCCTGGCCGCGGCCGTGCCCGAACCTGGCGCCTATGGCATGATGCTGGCCGGCCTGGGCGTGGTGGGGTGGTGCCGCCGCCAGCGCCGTGCCCGCGTCCAGGCATGA